AAATCATGCCATTTTATGGGTAAGTTTAAAAGTATGCagataggactggggatgtagctcattggtaacagcacttgcctagcatacacaaagcTCTGCATTGGATCCCTAGTATCACACAAAAAGAAAgtcaagtgtttttaaaaataggtattgTTGCTCTGCCATTAATGGGGTTCACATGAAGGATACCCCTGTCATTTGCTCTGGCTGAATCTCAGCAAAGCATATTGATTCCTAATTCTGATTGGGGTGCAACACTACAAAATAATTTGCTTTGGTGTGGATGTGATAGCTGTGTTTGTCaaaggccacatccccagccctctttattttgagacaggatgtatttaagttgtccaggttggcctccaaTTTATTCTTTGTGCCTTACTGTAGCCTCCCAAGAAACTGAGATTACCGTCAAAGCCCTTTTGAATTTACTTTTCTCCCAGCTCAGAATTTGGAGATCATGAAGTCAAACTTCATATGTATCCagcattattataaaataatgattcctgtttaaTTTGAGGGGTTAATAAGTCATTTTTGCAGCATTACTATTGTAGCAGGACTTTTCTGTTAGAGATGGTGTGTACTGTATCCATTCAGAGCTTCCATTTTTCATTAAAAGGAGTTCTATTTCCTCAAAGTCCTGTAGTCTTCGAATGTCTTTGTCCtaaatgtggaaaagaaattatgtaatgGTTTATAAATACTCGATGAAGTCATgtcatcttatttatttctgtttctcattGTTTTGTCTTTATGTAAACCATTAGCACTTGAGAGTTgcggtttttgttgttgttgttgttgttgttggtggtggtggtggtggtgttttccTTCTGCACAGGGGGTTGAACCCAAAGGTATTCATCCATAtccctcatccccagccctttatttttctattttttgaggcaaagtcttgctaaattgctcagactggcctgcAACtcggaatccttctgcctcagcctcctgagtagttgtggttggattgcaggcatgcagcactgcaccGGCTCCTATTGGAGGTTTCTAAGGGGATGATTGTCCCACTTGATGCTGCTGAAGACAATGGGCAGAGCAAACATGTTTTAAAGCTAACTGCCAAGAATATGCCATAGCTGAGACACCAATAAAAATTGCCAAGGCACTTTGAAAAAATACTatctgaagaaatgaaattttctgACCTGGGGATGTaacaacacttgcctagcatgtgtgaggcactggattttatCCCCAATACTGCCAAAAGAGAAAAGTTGTTccttctgaaattaaaatttgagatctgcattttcttttttattttttcacaattttttttttttttttttttttttttggtcagtggacctttatttctATGCAGAGCTGAGAATctaactcagtgtctcacatgtgctaggtaagtggtctaccactgaattacaaccccagcccagaggtCTGCATTttcaatctggaaaataaatgaatttggttTTCTGCAATTACAGAGGCAGACCTTTGCTAAACAAAGAGTGGGCTTGTGTTTTCTGTCCTGAGGACTACGCCACCTTTTTTCAGCCAGGCAGATGTGCAGAGATTGCAGTGCCAAAAATACTGAACTGCAACTCCTAAGTTGGGAAATCACTTGTCATTTAGAGGTTTTTAAAGAGGTCATGAATTAGTAGTTATTCAATGTTATCTGCTACCTTGCTTGATCATTCTATAGGCTGAAtttctaatatctttaatttcattttcatattagaAATGGAACAGTTGACTCACAGAACATTCCCACCTCGTTTAGAAACTTGTAAACCTTACCTTTCTGAGCAGAGTGTTAGGTAGCTTTCTGATCTTCTCCACTTGCTCTGGGTTAATCCCCAGTTCACAGCAACTCACTTTTAGTAGGTTTTGATAACTCAGCTCTTGTCTGTGCAGTTCAATTTCAATGAAGTCATTTTCTTTGGGGCTCTGAATTCTTACTTTAAGCACCAACTCTAGATCGcccataaattaaaatttaaaaatacgcATTTTAGAGACTTTGGACATTATCATTTACTACAGCATAGATGATCCTAAGTACTGAATAATAAGTAGATATGGAGCTTCCATAGACTAAATGTTTCTCATTCataagctgaattttttttttcttgcatgcTGAGCAAACTTCAGGATGTATTGCAAAAACAGAAAGCTTACAGTTTGAAAGCAGCCAACAATTTAGGTATCAATTTTGTTTCAgggctagggatcaaacccagggcctcacacatgtgggcACTGTtcattgagctacacctccagctcaCAGCCAAGGACTTAAAATATGCAGTGGGTATTTATATCCCTCACCCCTGGGCAATGCATAGCAGTTGTTTTTACCCTGGTTATTTGGAAAACTTCAGGGACATGTCTCACTGAGCAGAGTACAAATTTTGTGATTCCTACTTCACCCCCTGAGAGGAGGAGTCTGCCCTCTTTTGGAATAGTGGTACTAAGTGTAAGTCTTCAATCTACTGTCCTGCGAAGAATTATGTGGCCTAACAGTGCACTGTAAGACACCTGGTGAATTTGACTTTGCAACATGGTGGAGAGCTTGAGTCCTCACCTAGGCAGGTGTTGTCAGGTTTGGCATTAACACTTGGGGCAGTTGTCGAGTGTGGACTGGTGCCTTCTTGCTTATGTTCACCTGGAAGagaattaaaagaaggaaaagttgagAAGCAGCA
This window of the Ictidomys tridecemlineatus isolate mIctTri1 chromosome 3, mIctTri1.hap1, whole genome shotgun sequence genome carries:
- the Ankrd40cl gene encoding putative ANKRD40 C-terminal-like protein, yielding MAEAELDIGEKSAGEHKQEGTSPHSTTAPSVNAKPDNTCLELVLKVRIQSPKENDFIEIELHRQELSYQNLLKVSCCELGINPEQVEKIRKLPNTLLRKDKDIRRLQDFEEIELLLMKNGSSEWIQYTPSLTEKSCYNSNAAKMTY